A single Lolium perenne isolate Kyuss_39 chromosome 6, Kyuss_2.0, whole genome shotgun sequence DNA region contains:
- the LOC127310792 gene encoding uncharacterized protein, translating to MSDTSSLRNFADLLQPRHGRPAVPKPVADDVTTRYQLFPEFPSKKTKSPSHMSDAGQIWPPPPLDDEDVLTEILCRLPPLPTSFMHVSLTCKLWGRLVSSVAFRRRVRDHHRHAPIFGVYEKHASTLRFIPSLDAPDRIPPKRFSLKVCADGSATVDNWGVLGCRHGRVLVINLTRRELLVFDPVSGDRRVIALPLEFVNHRCTANGAVVCCEDQGAGHFRVVLVGLLGNGSEVAARVYSSETGEWGDLLAAPEPCRVGRLPCTMVGNGLYWWLAEPLGSILQFDFGTQNLTIMDKPPIADINIGCSRIIRANRDTLGLAVLTYPTLQIYDREVGSHGIITWVLRKTLHMDKILGLPAWMEGYKYVMGYAEDAGAIVMSVHHGVRNALYIVQLESMKHREIDGKFFENSYHPFANFYIGRP from the coding sequence ATGAGCGACACCAGCAGTCTCCGTAACTTCGCCGACCTGCTCCAGCCCCGCCACGGCCGCCCCGCCGTGCCAAAGCCGGTGGCAGACGATGTAACCACCCGATACCAACTCTTCCCGGAGTTCCCTTCCAAAAAAACAAAGTCGCCGTCCCATATGAGCGACGCCGGACAGATTTGGCCGCCGCCACCGCTCGACGACGAGGACGTCCTCACCGAGATACTCTGCCGCCTGCCACCCCTACCAACCTCGTTCATGCACGTATCCCTCACCTGCAAGCTCTGGGGCCGCCTCGTCAGCTCCGTCGCGTTCCGCCGCCGCGTCCGCGACCACCACCGCCACGCCCCGATCTTCGGCGTCTACGAGAAGCACGCAAGTACGCTCCGGTTCATCCCCTCCCTCGACGCTCCAGACCGCATCCCTCCCAAGAGATTCTCGCTCAAGGTCTGCGCGGATGGCAGTGCCACCGTGGACAACTGGGGCGTGCTTGGGTGccgccacggccgcgtcctcgtcATCAACCTAACCCGGCGCGAGCTCCTCGTCTTCGACCCCGTCTCGGGCGACCGCCGCGTCATCGCCTTGCCGCTGGAATTTGTCAACCACAGGTGCACCGCCAACGGAGCAGTGGTATGCTGCGAGGACCAAGGAGCAGGACACTTTCGGGTGGTGCTGGTGGGCTTATTGGGCAATGGGAGCGAGGTTGCCGCCCGCGTCTACTCCTCCGAGACCGGCGAGTGGGGTGACCTCCTTGCGGCGCCGGAACCATGCCGCGTTGGCCGTCTCCCATGCACCATGGTCGGCAATGGCCTCTACTGGTGGCTGGCCGAGCCTCTGGGCTCCATACTCCAGTTCGATTTTGGTACCCAGAACCTAACCATCATGGACAAGCCTCCCATCGCCGACATCAACATCGGCTGCAGCAGAATCATCCGGGCAAATCGCGACACTCTGGGTCTCGCCGTGCTGACTTACCCGACCTTGCAAATCTATGACCGCGAGGTTGGCTCCCATGGTATTATCACTTGGGTTCTGCGGAAGACGCTCCACATGGACAAGATCCTTGGTTTGCCGGCTTGGATGGAGGGGTATAAATACGTTATGGGGTACGCCGAGGACGCCGGTGCCATTGTTATGTCCGTGCACCACGGAGTAAGGAACGCTCTGTACATAGTACAGCTCGAGTCGATGAAGCACAGGGAAATCGATGGAAAGTTCTTCGAGAACTCGTATCATCCATTCGCAAATTTCTATATAGGTCGGCCGTAA
- the LOC127310791 gene encoding protein FAR1-RELATED SEQUENCE 5-like, whose protein sequence is MVSTEESAPSSQAGRGGKASNNKLAINEILCPLIRLLRSKDNEWYICKHRDVHIHELSASFGERAHWPSHRHIHSYTKDLIKQLRENNVNLGKVYIIIGSFFGKMENIPFTKRALKTLCGQISSEQADDDVRKTIEVFSEMGAADPEFTYSVQVDDDRRIINLLWTTGKGRAQYHYFGDAITFDTTYRTNVYDMPFGLIVGVNSHFQSVIFGGILLREEKISVERWK, encoded by the exons ATGGTGTCGACGGAGGAGAGCGCGCCGTCGTCTCAGGCTGGAAGAGGAG GGAAGGCCTCGAACAACAAACTCGCAATCAACGAGATTTTGTGCCCTCTCATCAGGTTGCTGCGGTCAAAGGACAATGAGTGGTACATTTGCAAGCACAGAGATGTACACATCCATGAACTATCGGCATCTTTCGGAGAGAGGGCGCATTGGCCGTCGCACAGACACATACATAGCTACACAAAGGATTTGATTAAGCAGCTGAGGGAGAACAACGTCAACCTTGGGAAGGTGTACATCATCATAGGGAGCTTCTTCGGAAAAATGGAGAACATACCTTTCACGAAAAGGGCATTGAAGACTTTGTGTGGCCAGATTAGTAGCGAGCAGGCGGATGACGATGTCAGGAAGACAATAGAAGTGTTCTCCGAGATGGGGGCTGCGGATCCCGAATTCACTTATAGCGTGCAAGTGGATGACGACAGGAGGATAATAAACCTGCTGTGGACTACAGGGAAGGGGAGGGCTCAGTACCATTATTTCGGTGATGCAATCACATTTGACACCACATACCGAACAAATGTTTAtgacatgccttttggtttaattgTGGGTGTTAACAGCCACTTCCAGAGTGTCATATTCGGTGGTATTCTGctaagggaagaaaag ATCAGTGTAGAGCGATGGAAGTAg